The nucleotide window CCCGCGGCCTTCCGGCTGCGTGCTTCCTGTGCTCAAGCCGCGATTAACAAAGACGCCCCTTCGCCATCCAGGGACGAAGGGGGCCACTCCGCGGTACCACCCTGATTGCCCCGGCTCGCGGGGCCGCTTGCTGCCGCGGTAGCCGGCGGTACCCGTCGCCGGCTAGCTCACGGTCTCACCGGCGAGGCCTGCCCCCAGGGGGCCACAGGCGAGTTCGGCCTTTGTTCGATGGCGCTCCGTTAGCGCCCGGCCGGGATCGCACCCGGCCCCGGCTCTCTGGCGGATGGCCTACTACTCCTGTGCTGGCCGCTATTAAGTTGTCTGGTGGACCCAGTGGGATTCGAACCCACGACCTTCTCAATGCCATTGAGACGCGCTCCCAACTGCGCTATGGGCCCATGTGGTGGCAGTGGACCTGGAGGGATTCGAACCCTCGACCTCTTCAGTGCGATTGAAGCGCGCTCCCAACTGCGCTACAGGCCCCCAAGCGTGGCTTCGCGCATTCTAAACCAGCCGATAAGGGCTGTCAAGCAGCAGTGGCTCGTCCGATACCGATGAGACGCGCTGCTATCGCCACCTGCCACATCGGCTTCTGGGAAGCAGGACGGCGTTGCTTTCGCCCTCAGCCTCTTGCCCTTCGCGACAGCTTGTTCGGGTCGACGCCCTGCGGGCGCAGCCCGTCGAGGCGGATGGCCTGCACCCTCGGCGCCGCCTGCCACACCATCCCGGCCGTCTCGCCCCGGCGGGCCGGGGCTCTCGGTCCGAACGGGGTGTCCTGCGGGGAGGGCAGATGTGCTACGCGGGCTAGCAGCCCAGCTGGCCAGTACCCGGTGCGGAGCGGTCACTCCCCAAGCGGGCAATGCGGAGAGCCCTTTCAGGATGCTGCCCTGCAGCACAGGTGCAGGTGTCGCGAGGGGATTGCGTCCGGGAGAGGTTGACGGTTCGACAGGTTGGGGCAGGGCCGCTTGCAGGAAGGGGAGGGCGACGCGCGAAGGCCGTCGGAGGCGGAGGGCCTGTGGTTGTGGGCGGTCACGCCGGCTCGTATAATCCATCCCATCCCGGAGGCAACTATGCATCTCGCACGGTTGGATCGCCTGATGCGTCTGCTGCAGCAGGCCGCGCTAGACGGGCTGGCGGTTGTACCTGGCCCCAATCTGCTCTACCTGGCCGGCCTGTCGTTTCACTTGATGGAGCGCCCGGTCGTGGCTCTGTTCATGCGGGACGCCGAGCCGGCGTTGATCTTGCCAGCCTTCGAGCTTTCGAAAGGACAGGCCTCGCAGATCCCATTCCGGCTGTTTCCCTACGAAGAAAGCGAGGCCTCGCCCGGGCCCGCCTTCCAGGCGGCAGCCGCCCATGCCGGGCTGGCGGGTCGAAAGCTGGGCGTCGAGCCTTTGCGCATGCGTTACCTCGAACTCGGTTTGCTGCAACAGGCCGCCCCCCAGGCGGTGCTCGCGAGCGCCGACTCGGTGCTGACCGAGCTGCGGCAGGCGAAGGATGAGAACGAGCTGGCGGTGATGCGCCAGGCAGTCCAGGTGGCGGAGCGGGCCTTGCTCAACACCTTGCCCCAGGTCCGGGTGGGCATGACAGAGCGCGAGCTGGCAGCCGAGCTCAGCTTGCAGATGCTGCGCAGTGGTTCGGACAGCGAACTTCCCTTTCCCCCGATTGTGGCCTCCGGGCCGAACAGCGCCCTGCCGCATCACTCGCCGGGCGATCGGGCGCTGCAACA belongs to Anaerolineales bacterium and includes:
- a CDS encoding Xaa-Pro peptidase family protein; this encodes MHLARLDRLMRLLQQAALDGLAVVPGPNLLYLAGLSFHLMERPVVALFMRDAEPALILPAFELSKGQASQIPFRLFPYEESEASPGPAFQAAAAHAGLAGRKLGVEPLRMRYLELGLLQQAAPQAVLASADSVLTELRQAKDENELAVMRQAVQVAERALLNTLPQVRVGMTERELAAELSLQMLRSGSDSELPFPPIVASGPNSALPHHSPGDRALQHGDVLILDWGAAVSGYISDLTRTFALPPLDPEMARIHQIVLRANTAGREAVRPGASCASVDHAARSLIAAEGFGPEFRHRTGHGIGMEAHEPPYIRGDNKDLLKPGMTFTVEPGIYLTGRGGVRIEDNLLVTHDGSECLSSLPRGLPEIG